The Hippopotamus amphibius kiboko isolate mHipAmp2 chromosome 3, mHipAmp2.hap2, whole genome shotgun sequence genomic interval AGTATTCAGCAATATTGCCCATAACCTATCTGTTTTCTCTCATGACTATATAACCCATACTCATGTTGTAGGTAAGTGTGTTCACAAACTGATCGCCATTGAAGTGCTAGTGGGAATATTCAGAATACAATTATGAACATGTGCAAATCTTTCTGCATGACAGAGTCCTAGATGTAGAGTTGCAATGTAAAACAGTGGGTTTGCATTTCATGTAAAGGGTATTTCCATATTACACTCCCTCAAATTTAGTCCCACCAGATTATTTGTTCTGCAAATCAGTTGTAGGAAAATTATGTGTTgacttaatttccatttcccaaaGTACCAGTGACCTTTGTCACCTTTTATATGTCATTGGCCATTTCACTTCCATGAATTTCCTGTTCATATTCTGTCCTTTCATACTGGAGTATTTGACTTTTCGTTAGAGATTTTTAGTCATTCTCACTGTACAGTGACTACCAGTCCTTTGTCTGTTACAAGTGTTGTCATATAGATTTGAGGAAAAGTATGTAAGCCTATATGCATGACTCAATATTTTCTACTATGGCAGCATATTATTATGTTTTCTATTAGATCTACTTTTCTTTAAACGTATGCCAATTATCTAGAGGTTTTCTATGAGAAATTCTATGGTATATATTCCCTTATAATTCCCCAGGCAtcaatgttttaatttatttttaaaataaattatgctttAGGCTGATGAATGCTTTGTCATATGATGTGAATGGTGGTCCCCTTGACCAATAAGACAAGTATGTGTTTTCTCACCGGAGCACTTTGGTGATAAAGTGCTTTCCAGATGTGCAGTTTTCAGGAATGCCTTCAGATTGCTTTCATTGAATCCACCAATTTTCCATAAAACTTATGTAATTTTTGTATTCTGCTCATTGTTACTGATTATGTCAGTCACAGTGAGCCTAGGTTTAAAGAAAATgacatctgtatcattttttgttTCATGGTAAAGGATTGAAAGTTTACATATAAGTATTATGGGAGGAACTAGGAAATAGGCTCCTAAGGAAGAGACAAATGATGAGACATGCTCATTTAAACCGTTGTACAGTATATTGCAATATAGTAATCTCTAATTCAGTCTGTGTTCTACAAACACATTGAATTTCACAATCTATCTGCAAGTAGCTAGGTGATGCTGTGTCTTGTTTTACAGGAATATGTAGATATagatgtgtatatagatatagataagaTCTGTCGGTAGATTCAGGTTCATTTGGAATGAATGAAAATTCAGTAAGTCCCTTTAGAGTACAGGttacatattttcttaatatacaaTTGAGAACTTAAAATGTTATCAAAGGCTGAGTATGAGAGTGAAAATAATCAGGCGACTATTTTTTAAGTTGGAAGAGAAAGAGATATATGTCATGAAATCAAAGATTTTCACcaatacctcaattttaaaataggaagCAGGTAACTAAATATTGTAGTCATATTTATAATTCCACAAACATTCTGCTGGCAAATGAGTTAAAATGGATGAAGGCACATGGCTTGCCATGGCTTTAGTTAAGTAGTGATGCTGACGTTGGATGCACAGTAAAAACCAAAAAGATTTAGTGGTCTCACAAATGAAATGAGGGGGTGAAACTTTTTATATAATTCCAATTATTGAACAGTTCCTGTAGCAgggaaaaactataaaattctgcACCAAAAGGAAGTTAAAAATTCTAACTATCATTTGGATGCTATGAGTAGACTTATTGTTTTTGGGTCTATGCCCAACATGTGAAACACAGTTAAATtcaatcatttcttttcagtataACTTTTGAATTAAAATAGTAAGTTTAAATACGTAcccatataattttattattattttatttttcaccaatTTTTCCCTTGGCATGACATACTTCTATCTCAGTTAGAAAATCCCTTGAAAATGAATTTTGATCTGAGATGCTAAATTGTGAGGAGTCATTTTGTCACAAGAGGATGGGAACCTTATCATAACTCTTTCTTGCTGGAATAAAAACTGGAGGAGTTCCCTCTATGTGGTGTACCTGCTTCAGGACCCAAATATAGCTACTCATTTTTCCTCTTGTCTCCTGTTTTAGCAAACTTCCAGTAACAAAACAGACAACATTTTGTGATGACAAACACAGCAGATGCCACACAGGCCAGCAGGAATCCAATCACATCCAAAGAGTGGTACTGGAACCAGGTGAGGTCATGGACGGCTGGCCGCAGGTGCTTGGCTCCTTTGTGGCGCATGACAAACTCGATCCAGAAGACTGCTCGGTCTAGTGGCTTCACTGGCTGATCATGTTGAATGGTTGATAACCACATCATCTTCTCTTTGTACCTGAAGGAAAAGCAAATAGATGCCAATTTATAAAATGAgctagaaaagataaatatgtgaaattTTCTTGTAGATGGTAACACTGAGTGCCACATTCTccacagagtggaagaaaattaGATTATTTTCTCCTGAAGTGATTACTGAGATCTTAGCTTATGGGTTAGAATTTGTTAAATCCATAGAATTTCAAGCCatagagaaaagagacaaaatggGAGAGCACAAGAGTTTGTAGTGTGAAGAATGGAATGAGTTAagtcccaaaggaaaaaaaggaagaaaaggaaatctatGATTTGTGTGTTCAAAGTTTGAATTATCTAGTGAGGAATTAGTAATAGCCCTGGTGGACCAGTTTTAAAATGCTGTCATAATCCAGAGATCGCAGGTAAATTTATGCTGAGGTTCAGAGACATGTCCAGGCAGGGCTGATGTTACGTGAGTGAAATAGTGGTTGAAAGTGTGTACGTGAATTGCCTCAGTTTGATTCCTGATTCTGACTCTTAACCTTGCTGcctgatttttattctttctgttcctcagttttTCATGGTTATATGGAATGGATAGGGATAGTACCCTATCTGATTATTTTGAGGAATATTGTATTGATTCTTAGAGGTATTCTTAGACTCTCGGTAAATGTctgctattgttgttgttgtttttcttgttaGTTATTTTACAATCTGGAGAATATTCAACAGTTCACTTTTAGGCTTTGCAGTTACATTTGTTTCTACAATTGTTAAAATCATCATGGACTAATAAACaaggaaaacagacaaataagGAGGTATGGCTCATGGAGTCTGAATCATAAAGTGCTGTAGCATGGCGCTGTAGcaaattcccttgtggtccagtggttaagaatccatctggcaatgtaggggatgtgggttcaagctctggttggggaactaggattccacatgccatggtgcaactaagcccaaaCACCACAACCAGATAGTTGGTGGgctgcaactaatgagcctgtgtgctgtgaagcctgcaggccacaactagagagaagcccacacactgcaatgaagagctcTCATTCCGCCAGGAAAGATTCCGAGtcttgcaactaagacccaaggcagtcaataaataaataaataaataaatattttaaaaaaatggagttaACTTCTCTCCatgttctattaaaaaaaagggggggagcaCTGGGTTTCTGAGAGGAGGGCAGTAACCCAGAAACATTTTTGTAATACAGTAGGGAGCCACTGAAATGTTACAGTTACTTTATATGTGTTTAAAGGACTTAATATAATGTGTAGTGTATCACGAACATTCAGTATATGGCAATTAATAAGCTATCTTCATTTGTTTGACACCAGCTTTACATTATTGAAATAATGTATAAAGATACTAGAgatgtacatttatataaaaacacTAAATGAaagatgtttcttaaaaaaaagaagaaaatgtacttCTTATGCCACACATTTAGGACAACAgctgttctaaaattaaaattaaataacactgCTTATAAAACACAAATTGCACTGTGCTATTATTACCAACACActctcaaaatgttttctttacaaaGTCATTATGAAACAAAAGGGGCAAATATATACATCATATTGTGATATTAATAGTAATTGTATTACTGAGATTCATGTCTAAACTTAAATGATTTGGAaaccaaatatttgtttaaatatttatttatttataatttacttttatagactgtaccgggtcttagttgcggcatgctgtgggatctagttccctcaccagggatcgaagcttggcctcctgccttgggagcacggagtcttacacactggaccagggaagtccctgggaacCACATATTTTTGGTTTCAAAAAATTTGGCTTTTCCACAGGAATATCCCAACATATTTCTTCCAAATAACACAAAAGAAGCACAAccaaaagaactcagaatataCTTACAGTTAGAGGTAGGATGTACATAGTTGCAATTGAGTAGATTAGAAAGTTCTAGTTGTTTACCACTTATCAGTGATGGGATCAAAATATTATTACAGACATGCAGATATAGAGAGTAATCTATTGGTTACCAGGTTTGGGGGGAGTAGAAATACATCGGTTGGAGAGTAGGAGGCAAAAAGTACTGGGAACAACATAAGCTAAAGGATGTGCTGTACAACACTGGGaacatagccattattttgtaataatttttactggaaaataacctttaaaattgtgtaaaaacttttttaaagagaaggaatATCCCAACATACCCCTTCCAAGTCAATAAGGTTTAAATTTTACAACTCTtccaaataagacaaaaatgatCACAATTGAAAAACCTAAGAATATACCTACATTTATAAGTACCATCTGCACAGTCAAAACTGCGTAATTAGAAGGTGTTAGCTGTTTACCATCTATCAGTGATGGGGTCATGAGTATTCCTATAACATTCATGGTTCCCTACTTTAACTTTGTTCTCCATGCTTCCTCTTAATCCTTCTATGACCATTTCAGTGATCCTTCTCATTCTAATGATTAGGTCTTTCAAAATTTCTCCACTATCTTTAAACCACTGACAAATCTTTCCCCTCAAACCATGAAAAACATCTTAACGTGACACTCACAATAGGTTACTGCGGACTGTTTTCAAAGCATTGAGCAAATCTTACGCCTCACTGTGCTTATGCGAAGACTCACTGCTGCCTCCCTGGCCTTCGGATGAGAACTTCTCTAGAAATAGGAGCTAGTAAAAAATTATACTCACGAAGGATTGTTAATGACTTCCTTCAATGCAGCAAGGAAATCGACTCTTGTCATTGTTTCCAAATCCAACCTGACAGCTGCTCCCTTGGCCTTCATCTGAGCAATGTTATGAGGTTGATCAGCAAACAAAGGAAGGCCCACCATAGGGATCCCGTGGTAGATGGCCTCATAAATGCCGTTGCTTCCACCATGAGTTACAAAAGCTTTGGTTTTTGGATGACCTAGGATTGAGtgaatttcaataaaattgttcCTTTTAAGTCttggaaataaaatgagaaatgggcATTATAAGGCAACTGAAAGAAGCAGTGTCTTTTTGGTAACAGATTATTGCACATATGAAATTGCTTTTAAATTGCTCTCAGAACTCAGAGAAGAGACTGCTATGCCTGCTGACAGGGTAAGTGAAGACTTCATGCAATAAGTGTTGTGGCACTTGAACTTCACAAATGAGTCCAGGATTGGCAAGTGGACAACTGCAAAGAACATTTGGGGTAAAAGAAACCACGTCTCTTTTACAAAAAATGGGCCTGAGGAGGGCATgtcagaaatacattttcttaaagaaattgtGAAGTCATTTTGTGTGATAAGCAGGGTGTCAGGGGAAAAGAAGGGTAATGGTGGTGGCATTGgaagcagaagaaggaaaagcTATATTTTATCATGAAGTATTTTATCACTTCATGATTGTGGATTTGTTCTTACAGAAAATGGAGAGTCCCTGGTAATAAAAGGGAGCTGTTACTTTTAGTAGCATTTACCATACCCCTGCAGAGGGGAAAAGATAGGTATAAGGAAAGAATCCAGAGGCAGAGCAACAATCCAGGAAGTGATTGAGAAGTTCACTGTGGGAAGTAATAACAGCCGAAATAAAGATTCTGGCCATgagggatgtgaccatgccaactGTTAGTCATTCTTATTTTATCCCCTAgcataggaaataaaaataaagtagtaaaGTTTTCTTTTCGAGTGTTACAATACTTGCTTGATGAGTTTGTTTCCTACTGAAGTACTATCACTCTGCTCAGCTGTTTCTCACGTTTTCAGTATTTGTTCTGCCAAGTCTTACCGAGAAGGTCATTCTGGGGGATCCACTTATACAGCCGAGTATTGGGCCCTAGGGTGTCTGGTTTCTTGCCATCGTATCTCCACAGAACCTGTTAGGGTAAAGGAAACACCTTATCCATGAGTTCAACTTCAAAGTTACAGCATTAGAATTCTAAAGAGATCAAAATACATCTCATTACATGTCTTGCACATGAGTAGTAAGGGAATGAGGACAAGACACCTTAAGTGATGGTAACTATTAATACACTGACATAAATAGGAATACGTACTTTTGATGTACCCATGATGTGCACATGATGGCATAGACAAATGAGATTTTCAGTGATCTACTGAAATACT includes:
- the LOC130849092 gene encoding UDP-glucuronosyltransferase 2B18-like isoform X2, with amino-acid sequence MPLDPVTFNEKKWNQFYSEVLGRPTTLSETMGKAEIWLIRTYWDFAFPRPLLPNFQFVGGLHCKPAKPLPKEMEEFVQSSGKNGIVVFSLGSMVSNMTEERANTIASALAQIPQKVLWRYDGKKPDTLGPNTRLYKWIPQNDLLGHPKTKAFVTHGGSNGIYEAIYHGIPMVGLPLFADQPHNIAQMKAKGAAVRLDLETMTRVDFLAALKEVINNPSYKEKMMWLSTIQHDQPVKPLDRAVFWIEFVMRHKGAKHLRPAVHDLTWFQYHSLDVIGFLLACVASAVFVITKCCLFCYWKFAKTGDKRKNE